A window of Verrucomicrobiota bacterium contains these coding sequences:
- a CDS encoding DEAD/DEAH box helicase family protein codes for MKVCEDFESKHRKNLLVMATGTGKTRTAIALADLLQRNNWVKRTLFLADRISLVRQAANAFKTHLPECNTVNLVTEKNTEGRVYVCTYPSMMGLINETDNGIARFGSGYFDLIIIDEAHCSVYQKYKHIFAYFDSLLLGLTATPRDHIDRNTYGLFDLENGVPTDAYELETAVNDGYLVPPKAKLIDLRYPSQSIVYDDLSDEEKEEWESKEWGDRGEEGGAPKKVNAAAINQWLFNTGTVDAALKELMEHGHKVEGGDRLAKTIIFARNHKHAVFIQKRFDEHYPHYAGHFARIIDNQVKYAQSLIDEFSIKDKEPHIAISVDMLDTGIDVPEVANLAFIKPVYSRIKFWQMVGRGTRLCPDLFDCGKDKEDFRVFDFCGNFKFFKENPTGIEGGGGMSLGQLLFTERVRLLSLVDLQVHEDAGNAEVRAAVAKHLLNQVQAMPKKNFLVRMQLEAVEQFENAAAWESIKEEDVAILNLKVAGLPDSLPIEKLEAKRFDLICLKMQLATLEKNFGLFENLRKKVIGIAEVLEGKPTIPAIKAQLAFIQMIQQVEFWEGITLEQIEEIRRKLRDLAQFVEKTSSHSVYTNLDDEIMSVEEVSPINAPTMTSSQYEKKVREYLKSNQDQLAIHKLRMNEPLTGQDLAALEEILISLGADHGHELLNGMLEKNDLPSLPYLVRRFVGMDRKAALELFSKYLEDHSLSSTQQRFIELVVELLTTSGIVEKSALYEPPFADLHDGGPEVLFAGKENVIEGVFEVLDRTKENI; via the coding sequence ATGAAGGTGTGTGAAGACTTTGAATCCAAGCACCGAAAGAACCTGCTGGTCATGGCTACTGGAACCGGGAAGACAAGAACGGCGATTGCGCTGGCTGACCTTTTGCAGCGCAACAACTGGGTGAAGCGCACGCTTTTCCTCGCTGACCGCATATCACTCGTCCGGCAGGCGGCGAACGCCTTCAAAACGCATTTACCTGAATGCAACACAGTGAATCTTGTAACCGAAAAGAATACAGAAGGACGCGTGTATGTGTGCACTTATCCTTCAATGATGGGTTTGATCAACGAAACGGACAATGGGATCGCCCGTTTTGGCAGCGGCTACTTCGACTTGATTATCATCGATGAGGCTCACTGCTCCGTGTATCAGAAATACAAGCACATCTTTGCCTACTTCGATTCACTCCTACTGGGACTGACGGCAACGCCGCGTGATCATATAGACCGAAACACCTACGGGCTTTTCGACCTGGAGAATGGAGTGCCGACCGATGCTTATGAGTTGGAGACAGCTGTGAACGACGGTTATCTCGTTCCGCCGAAGGCAAAGCTGATCGATTTAAGATATCCAAGCCAGAGTATCGTATACGACGACCTCAGCGACGAAGAAAAGGAAGAATGGGAAAGCAAGGAGTGGGGTGATCGTGGAGAAGAAGGTGGGGCTCCGAAAAAAGTAAACGCTGCCGCGATCAACCAATGGCTCTTTAATACCGGTACCGTGGATGCGGCGCTAAAGGAGCTGATGGAGCATGGCCATAAGGTGGAGGGCGGGGATCGTTTGGCCAAAACAATCATCTTTGCCCGAAACCATAAGCATGCCGTTTTTATCCAGAAGCGTTTCGATGAACATTACCCTCACTACGCGGGACACTTTGCTCGTATCATCGATAATCAGGTCAAATACGCGCAGTCGCTGATCGATGAGTTTTCAATCAAAGACAAGGAACCCCACATTGCCATCAGTGTAGATATGTTGGATACAGGTATCGATGTGCCCGAGGTGGCGAACCTGGCTTTTATCAAGCCGGTGTATTCGAGAATCAAATTCTGGCAGATGGTGGGCCGTGGCACGCGCCTCTGCCCTGATCTCTTTGACTGCGGGAAGGATAAAGAGGACTTCAGGGTCTTTGATTTCTGCGGTAACTTTAAATTTTTCAAAGAAAACCCGACCGGAATCGAAGGCGGAGGAGGAATGTCATTGGGGCAGTTACTGTTTACCGAGCGAGTTCGATTACTATCCTTGGTAGATTTACAGGTTCATGAAGATGCGGGGAATGCGGAAGTGAGGGCTGCCGTTGCCAAACATTTGCTCAATCAAGTCCAGGCGATGCCGAAGAAAAACTTTTTGGTTCGTATGCAGCTTGAAGCTGTGGAGCAATTTGAAAACGCCGCTGCCTGGGAGTCGATCAAGGAGGAAGACGTGGCTATCCTTAACCTAAAAGTCGCCGGACTTCCCGATTCCTTGCCCATAGAAAAACTGGAAGCCAAGCGGTTTGATTTAATTTGTTTAAAAATGCAGTTGGCAACACTTGAGAAGAATTTCGGGTTGTTTGAAAACCTTCGAAAGAAGGTCATCGGTATCGCTGAGGTATTGGAGGGAAAGCCGACTATACCAGCTATCAAGGCGCAACTGGCGTTTATCCAAATGATTCAGCAAGTGGAGTTCTGGGAAGGCATCACACTTGAACAGATAGAGGAGATAAGGCGGAAACTGCGGGACCTCGCTCAGTTTGTCGAAAAGACCTCATCTCATAGTGTGTATACCAATCTCGACGATGAGATCATGAGTGTTGAAGAAGTCTCGCCCATCAACGCTCCAACTATGACCTCTTCTCAATACGAAAAAAAGGTAAGGGAGTACCTGAAGAGTAATCAGGATCAATTGGCCATTCACAAATTGAGAATGAATGAGCCGTTGACTGGGCAGGATCTAGCGGCGTTGGAAGAAATACTCATCTCGCTGGGTGCAGATCATGGTCACGAGTTGCTTAACGGGATGTTGGAAAAGAACGATTTACCTTCCTTGCCTTACCTTGTTCGCAGGTTTGTTGGAATGGATCGTAAGGCCGCATTGGAATTATTCTCCAAATATTTGGAAGACCATTCGCTTTCCAGTACTCAGCAACGCTTTATTGAGCTCGTAGTCGAATTGTTAACCACTAGCGGAATCGTCGAAAAGAGTGCGCTTTATGAACCGCCGTTTGCAGATCTGCATGATGGAGGGCCCGAAGTGTTATTCGCTGGAAAAGAAAATGTAATAGAAGGAGTCTTTGAAGTCCTTGATAGGACAAAGGAAAATATCTGA